The following proteins come from a genomic window of Deltaproteobacteria bacterium:
- the corA gene encoding magnesium/cobalt transporter CorA, whose product MAASKLRVIAYGPDQLVEREGADLPALGELPDLPVLWIDVDGTSDGTAVRQLAERFRLHPLVVDDILAEHERAKVDSYETYDFVVIRMLDVTPELRTEQLSLVLGKKLVLTFQGEEGGDPFDPVRDRIRKAHGPLRGAGPDLLTHALLDSVVDTYFPVLERYGEKLEDLEAAIVERPTNAVLAQVHKVKRELLRVRRAVWPLREALSTLGRAETPFVKPETRVYLRDLHDQTVQVMDLIETYRDLGSGLTDLYLSSVSNRLNEIMKVLTIISTIFIPLSFIAGVYGMNFDRAQPMNMPELGWRYGYFACLALMAFMALGMVAFFWRKGWLQPKR is encoded by the coding sequence ATGGCCGCGAGCAAGCTCCGCGTGATCGCGTACGGACCGGACCAGCTCGTCGAGCGCGAGGGCGCCGACCTGCCTGCGCTGGGTGAGCTTCCCGATCTGCCCGTGCTCTGGATCGACGTGGACGGCACCAGCGACGGCACCGCGGTCCGCCAGCTCGCCGAGCGCTTCAGGCTGCACCCGCTGGTCGTGGACGACATCCTCGCGGAGCACGAGCGCGCGAAGGTCGACTCGTACGAGACCTACGACTTCGTGGTCATCCGCATGCTCGACGTGACACCCGAGCTGCGCACCGAGCAGCTCTCACTCGTCCTGGGCAAGAAGCTGGTGCTCACGTTCCAGGGCGAAGAGGGCGGCGATCCGTTCGATCCGGTGCGCGATCGCATCCGCAAGGCGCACGGCCCGCTGCGCGGTGCGGGTCCGGACCTGCTCACCCACGCGCTGCTGGATTCGGTCGTCGACACGTACTTCCCGGTGCTCGAGCGCTACGGCGAGAAGCTCGAGGATCTCGAAGCGGCGATCGTCGAGCGACCCACGAACGCGGTGCTCGCGCAGGTGCACAAGGTGAAGCGCGAGCTGTTGCGTGTGCGGCGCGCGGTGTGGCCGCTGCGCGAGGCGCTCTCCACGCTCGGCCGCGCGGAGACGCCGTTCGTGAAGCCTGAGACGCGCGTCTACCTGCGCGATCTGCACGACCAGACCGTGCAGGTGATGGACCTCATCGAGACCTATCGCGATCTCGGGAGCGGGCTCACCGACCTCTACCTGTCGAGCGTGAGCAACCGGCTGAACGAGATCATGAAGGTGCTCACCATCATCTCCACCATCTTCATTCCGCTCTCGTTCATCGCCGGCGTGTACGGCATGAACTTCGACCGCGCCCAGCCCATGAACATGCCCGAGCTGGGCTGGCGCTACGGCTACTTCGCGTGCCTGGCGCTCATGGCCTTCATGGCGCTGGGGATGGTCGCGTTCTTCTGGCGCAAGGGTTGGCTGCAGCCCAAGCGCTGA
- the phnD gene encoding phosphate/phosphite/phosphonate ABC transporter substrate-binding protein — translation MRALGKVVVAVTLVGCTTAKPAGTGMPDLSPAPAGTLTVGLTSAASDPNAQAAALAGWVGEATGHATRPALFPDYDSLATAVAKGQVDVALMSPLAYVRAESQGKLSALGRTVRNGQSTYRAVIFTKAGSPVKNLDDLKKAKELKAAWVDPSSATGYIFPKAMLLQQKVDPAGLFKSQDFKGSHAAVCKAVASGEADVGATFSDDPAAQPATHANGCDEALGADAAKLQLVAATANIPNDILAVRDGLDADVTSKLSNGANALAGNDAGKAKLKAAFEAEGIAPVAEADLDPVKAALDTFHASAQ, via the coding sequence ATGCGCGCGTTGGGCAAGGTCGTCGTCGCTGTCACGCTGGTGGGCTGCACCACCGCCAAGCCGGCCGGAACGGGGATGCCGGATCTGTCGCCGGCGCCTGCGGGCACGCTCACCGTGGGCCTGACGTCGGCCGCGTCGGATCCGAACGCCCAGGCCGCCGCGCTTGCCGGCTGGGTGGGCGAGGCCACCGGGCACGCCACGCGTCCCGCGCTCTTCCCCGACTACGACAGCCTCGCGACCGCCGTCGCCAAGGGCCAGGTCGACGTGGCGCTGATGTCGCCGCTCGCGTACGTGCGCGCCGAGAGCCAGGGCAAGCTGTCCGCGCTGGGCCGCACCGTGCGCAACGGCCAGTCCACCTACCGCGCGGTGATCTTCACCAAGGCCGGCAGCCCGGTGAAGAACCTCGACGATCTCAAGAAGGCCAAGGAGCTCAAGGCGGCGTGGGTCGATCCCTCGAGCGCCACCGGCTACATCTTCCCCAAGGCCATGCTGCTGCAGCAGAAGGTGGATCCCGCGGGCCTGTTCAAGTCGCAGGACTTCAAGGGCAGCCACGCGGCGGTGTGCAAGGCCGTGGCCTCGGGCGAGGCCGACGTGGGCGCGACCTTCAGCGACGATCCCGCTGCCCAGCCGGCCACGCACGCCAACGGCTGCGACGAGGCGCTCGGCGCCGACGCCGCCAAGCTGCAGCTGGTGGCCGCCACGGCGAACATCCCGAACGACATCCTCGCGGTGCGCGACGGCCTCGACGCCGACGTCACCAGCAAGCTCTCCAACGGCGCCAACGCGCTCGCGGGCAACGACGCCGGCAAGGCGAAGCTCAAGGCCGCATTCGAGGCCGAGGGCATCGCGCCGGTGGCCGAGGCGGATCTGGATCCGGTGAAGGCCGCGCTGGATACGTTCCACGCCAGCGCGCAGTGA
- a CDS encoding carboxypeptidase regulatory-like domain-containing protein, with protein METRPPASSSRRRWPYLAAAGALLASGLLVVALHSPTPDEPESPDAPHTPAAHGPPHVDRDVEPEAAPEDVDAGPLAFAVKVLFEGKPVQNARVRLIPVDAAHGALAPNCACAPEQPDGGDLDDGEPADPSDALDALDSSCALCEPSIDALFELAQRGVGFLPESETTTGPDGIARFTTLAAEPAIWVEASGFRPASILPQSNDPDDPDEVALTRDGNTKVSVHDEEGRPVDAAELAIFSESPFSPLTRVLHGASQTLRSLPDQVDLTVVARAPGFLPAQVNIRDAEEDIDVELEKPRHVRGRVLHNDAPVVGADVTLSGGAGDVTLHALSTPDGHFSFDGVPSGSFELRGEKGTLRGSQDIEVGEDEQEIALLLTDTAKVEGTVTDAATGEPLVDAEIELVGEEEGFASAETDETGHFTLDAAPGQYQLRATHEEHLSVERPLSLAEGQTVHLDLTLSSGGHVDGEVVDGRGEAVADARVILEVADNRELGDSRRVANTDPQGKFQLKGLHDGAHVVTVEAEGHPALVQPLELPSGALRLQLSDGASIDGTVLGPEGPVSGAQVEIAADRRSGGVNSAETDAQGHFHVAGLSAGKATLVAVATGLAASEPAALEMHEGEVARVELHLASGLEIHGRVEDDTGKPVAEAIVEGYSEGGGQGRANLPGRNSSGTSDGEGNFVLSGLHAGNYRVFAYHEAFAQASPQPTTAGSRGVVIRLQRSGKLTGRVVTRGGAAVHRFSVEGEEFRSADGTFTVKDVSPEATEIFVEGSFPTVRVPVTPRPGETVDLGVITVDDGEPLSGTVVNADGHPVPGVQVTEMPPEYGTDEPQGDDTGGELDLDGPRTVTTDAAGHFTFGHLRHGSYVVQASSSAGSSSSVRAMSGTADLQLVLQSGAMVHGEAALPDGTPLAEGMAVYVAGAITAQARVAGGVFALQGLPAGRAQLLVTGFGPGGLRVTGVQEVTLAAGQLADVRVVAGPPNPLTNPIPE; from the coding sequence GTGGAAACCCGACCACCCGCCTCTTCCTCGCGGCGCCGCTGGCCGTACCTCGCCGCGGCGGGCGCGCTCCTGGCCAGCGGCCTGCTCGTCGTCGCGCTGCACAGCCCCACGCCCGACGAGCCCGAGTCCCCGGACGCGCCGCACACGCCCGCCGCGCATGGGCCCCCGCACGTCGATCGCGACGTCGAGCCCGAGGCCGCGCCGGAGGACGTGGACGCGGGACCGCTCGCCTTCGCGGTGAAGGTGCTCTTCGAGGGCAAGCCGGTGCAGAACGCGCGGGTGCGCCTGATTCCGGTCGACGCCGCGCACGGCGCGCTGGCTCCGAACTGTGCCTGCGCGCCCGAGCAGCCCGACGGCGGCGACCTCGACGACGGCGAGCCGGCCGATCCCTCCGATGCACTGGACGCGCTCGACTCGAGCTGCGCGCTCTGTGAGCCGTCCATCGACGCGCTCTTCGAGCTGGCGCAGCGCGGGGTGGGCTTCCTCCCCGAGTCCGAGACCACCACCGGCCCCGACGGCATCGCCCGCTTCACCACCCTGGCCGCGGAGCCGGCGATCTGGGTGGAGGCCAGCGGCTTCCGGCCCGCGTCGATCCTGCCGCAGTCGAACGACCCGGACGATCCCGACGAGGTGGCGCTCACCCGCGACGGCAACACCAAGGTCTCCGTGCACGACGAAGAAGGCCGGCCCGTGGACGCCGCCGAGCTGGCCATCTTCAGCGAGTCGCCGTTCTCGCCCCTCACCCGCGTGCTCCACGGCGCGAGCCAGACCCTCCGCAGCCTCCCCGACCAGGTGGACCTGACCGTCGTCGCGCGCGCGCCCGGCTTCCTGCCCGCGCAGGTGAACATCCGCGACGCCGAGGAAGACATCGACGTCGAGCTGGAGAAGCCCCGCCACGTGCGCGGGCGCGTGCTCCACAACGACGCGCCCGTGGTCGGCGCCGACGTCACCCTCTCCGGCGGTGCCGGAGACGTCACCTTGCACGCGCTGAGCACCCCCGACGGCCACTTCAGCTTCGACGGCGTGCCCTCGGGCTCCTTCGAGCTCCGCGGCGAGAAGGGCACCCTCCGCGGCAGCCAGGACATCGAGGTCGGCGAGGACGAGCAGGAGATCGCCCTGCTCCTCACCGACACCGCCAAGGTCGAGGGCACCGTCACCGACGCCGCCACCGGCGAGCCCCTGGTCGACGCGGAGATCGAGCTCGTCGGCGAGGAGGAGGGCTTCGCCAGCGCGGAGACCGACGAGACCGGGCACTTCACGCTCGACGCCGCTCCCGGCCAGTACCAGCTCCGCGCGACCCACGAAGAGCACCTCTCGGTGGAGCGCCCGCTCTCGCTCGCCGAGGGCCAGACCGTGCACCTGGACCTGACGCTCTCCAGCGGCGGGCACGTCGACGGCGAGGTGGTGGACGGGCGAGGCGAGGCCGTGGCCGACGCGCGGGTGATCCTCGAGGTGGCCGACAACCGCGAGCTGGGCGACTCACGCCGCGTGGCCAACACGGATCCCCAGGGGAAGTTCCAGCTCAAGGGCCTGCACGACGGCGCGCACGTGGTGACCGTGGAGGCCGAGGGCCACCCGGCGCTGGTGCAGCCGCTGGAGCTGCCCTCGGGCGCGCTGCGACTGCAGCTCAGCGACGGCGCGTCCATCGACGGCACCGTGCTCGGCCCCGAGGGCCCGGTCTCGGGCGCGCAGGTGGAGATCGCCGCGGACCGCCGCTCGGGCGGCGTGAACAGCGCCGAGACCGACGCCCAGGGTCACTTCCACGTCGCCGGGCTGTCGGCCGGCAAGGCGACGCTGGTCGCGGTGGCCACCGGCCTCGCCGCGAGCGAGCCCGCCGCGCTGGAGATGCACGAGGGCGAGGTCGCGCGCGTGGAGCTGCACCTCGCCAGCGGCCTGGAGATCCACGGGCGCGTCGAGGACGACACCGGCAAGCCCGTCGCCGAGGCGATCGTCGAAGGCTACTCCGAGGGCGGAGGCCAGGGCCGCGCCAACCTGCCCGGCCGCAACAGCTCGGGCACCAGCGACGGCGAGGGCAACTTCGTCCTCTCCGGGCTGCACGCTGGCAACTACCGCGTCTTCGCGTACCACGAGGCCTTCGCCCAGGCGTCGCCGCAGCCCACCACCGCCGGCTCGCGCGGCGTGGTCATCCGCCTCCAGCGCAGCGGCAAGCTCACGGGCCGGGTGGTGACCCGCGGCGGCGCGGCCGTGCACCGCTTCAGCGTGGAGGGCGAGGAGTTCCGCAGCGCCGACGGGACCTTCACCGTGAAGGACGTCTCGCCGGAGGCCACGGAGATCTTCGTCGAGGGCAGCTTCCCCACGGTGCGCGTGCCGGTGACGCCGCGCCCAGGTGAGACGGTGGACCTCGGGGTCATCACCGTGGACGACGGCGAGCCGCTCAGCGGAACGGTGGTCAACGCCGACGGCCACCCGGTGCCGGGCGTGCAGGTCACGGAGATGCCGCCGGAGTACGGCACCGACGAGCCCCAGGGCGACGACACCGGCGGCGAGCTCGACCTCGACGGCCCGCGCACCGTCACCACCGACGCCGCCGGTCACTTCACCTTCGGCCACCTCCGCCACGGCAGCTACGTGGTGCAGGCCTCGAGCTCCGCGGGCAGCTCGAGCTCGGTGCGGGCCATGAGCGGTACGGCGGATCTGCAGCTGGTGCTCCAGTCCGGCGCGATGGTGCACGGAGAAGCCGCGCTTCCCGACGGCACGCCGCTCGCTGAGGGGATGGCGGTCTACGTGGCCGGGGCGATCACCGCGCAGGCGCGCGTTGCCGGCGGCGTGTTCGCCCTGCAGGGGCTGCCTGCGGGCAGGGCGCAGCTGCTGGTCACCGGCTTCGGTCCGGGCGGGCTGCGCGTCACCGGCGTGCAGGAGGTCACGCTCGCCGCGGGACAGCTCGCCGACGTGCGCGTGGTGGCCGGCCCGCCGAACCCGCTCACGAATCCGATTCCGGAGTAG
- a CDS encoding phosphotransferase family protein: MSAPIEEPVIAEALRAAFGDARIEGCDRLAGGLSGATVLKIAVGGRNHVLRRIQGPLPMNDPRRQVACMTLAAERGIAPRLRYANADTGVTISEFIAGVMLGEWIGSGGQAAEHVARLLRSLHEGPLFPDFMTIPGAVAAMAPALSRVVVPEYANALVARVAELGEVLRQRQSRAACHNDLNPNNFLFDGKRLWLVDWELACAGDPFFDLAELGVYAFPTPERRAELHQHYFGHAPDGVEAARLQVCRVVVLTFYALAFINLAHARGVTEPVAEPLPALVEVPARTSIHRPAWFGRVLLQQAWREASDAGLEAALDRLG, translated from the coding sequence ATGAGCGCGCCCATCGAGGAGCCGGTGATCGCCGAGGCGCTGCGCGCGGCGTTCGGCGACGCGCGGATCGAGGGCTGCGACCGGCTTGCGGGCGGGCTCTCCGGCGCCACGGTGCTCAAGATCGCCGTCGGCGGGCGGAACCACGTGCTGCGGCGAATCCAGGGGCCACTGCCCATGAACGACCCGCGACGCCAGGTCGCGTGCATGACCCTCGCCGCCGAGCGAGGGATCGCCCCGCGCCTGCGCTACGCCAACGCCGACACGGGCGTGACCATCTCCGAGTTCATCGCCGGCGTGATGCTCGGCGAGTGGATCGGCAGCGGGGGACAAGCGGCGGAGCACGTGGCGCGGCTGCTGCGTTCGCTGCACGAAGGCCCGCTGTTCCCCGACTTCATGACCATCCCCGGCGCCGTGGCGGCGATGGCGCCCGCGCTCTCACGCGTCGTGGTGCCCGAGTACGCGAACGCGCTCGTCGCGCGCGTGGCGGAGCTCGGCGAGGTGTTGCGCCAGCGTCAGTCGAGGGCCGCGTGTCACAACGACCTCAACCCGAACAACTTCCTCTTCGACGGCAAGCGGCTCTGGCTGGTCGACTGGGAGCTCGCGTGCGCGGGTGATCCGTTCTTCGACCTCGCAGAGCTCGGCGTCTACGCGTTCCCCACGCCGGAGCGACGCGCGGAGCTGCACCAGCACTACTTCGGGCACGCACCGGATGGCGTCGAGGCAGCGCGACTTCAAGTCTGTCGGGTGGTGGTGCTGACGTTCTACGCGCTGGCGTTCATCAACCTGGCGCACGCGCGCGGTGTCACGGAGCCGGTCGCTGAGCCGTTGCCGGCGCTCGTCGAGGTGCCCGCGCGGACGTCGATCCATCGGCCCGCCTGGTTCGGACGGGTGCTCTTGCAGCAGGCGTGGCGAGAAGCGAGCGACGCGGGGCTGGAAGCGGCGCTCGATCGGTTGGGCTGA
- a CDS encoding spore maturation protein, translated as MKGVLQALEVAATWAVPLFVVFVPWYGILRKVRVYEAFTDGAKEGFTVAVRIIPYLVAILGAVGALRGSGALDALATHVGPYTEKLGLPAVALPMLIIRPLSGSAAQGVVAGVLADPKYGPDSYAGHLVSVMAGSTETTFYVLAVYCGAVGITRYRQALPAALMADVVGFIASIAVCWVLFR; from the coding sequence GTGAAAGGCGTTCTCCAGGCACTCGAGGTCGCGGCGACGTGGGCGGTGCCGCTCTTCGTGGTCTTCGTTCCTTGGTACGGCATCCTGCGCAAGGTGCGCGTGTACGAGGCGTTCACCGACGGCGCGAAGGAAGGCTTCACGGTCGCGGTGCGGATCATTCCGTACCTGGTGGCGATCCTCGGCGCGGTGGGCGCGTTGCGCGGCTCGGGCGCGCTCGATGCGCTCGCGACGCACGTGGGGCCGTACACCGAGAAGCTCGGCTTGCCCGCGGTCGCGCTGCCGATGCTCATCATCCGGCCGCTCTCGGGGAGCGCGGCGCAGGGCGTGGTCGCGGGCGTGCTCGCGGATCCGAAGTACGGGCCGGACTCGTACGCGGGACATCTCGTATCGGTGATGGCGGGTTCGACCGAGACCACCTTCTACGTGCTCGCGGTGTACTGCGGCGCGGTGGGCATCACGCGCTATCGGCAAGCGCTGCCCGCGGCGCTGATGGCGGACGTCGTGGGCTTCATCGCGTCCATCGCGGTGTGCTGGGTGCTCTTCCGGTAG
- a CDS encoding nucleoside recognition protein — MNAIFALLFTVALAFAAWTGNVKGFTDGLFGGVANAVTVAIGLVGVLALWLGLVKILEKAGAVDAIAKFISPVMRLIFPGLPADHPALAAMTLNIAANMLGLGNAATPLGLKAMEQLETLNPKQGIASDSQALFIAINTANVTLVPATVIALRAANHASSPADILFPAMVASGCATLAAIITSRLLARLPRYKNQYDAAPDKPKTPEPAK; from the coding sequence ATGAACGCCATCTTCGCCCTTCTGTTCACGGTCGCGCTGGCGTTCGCCGCGTGGACCGGCAACGTGAAGGGCTTCACCGACGGCCTGTTTGGCGGCGTGGCCAACGCGGTGACCGTCGCCATCGGGCTGGTGGGCGTGCTCGCGCTCTGGCTGGGGCTGGTGAAGATCCTGGAGAAGGCCGGCGCCGTCGACGCCATCGCCAAGTTCATCAGCCCCGTGATGCGGCTCATCTTCCCCGGGCTGCCCGCGGACCACCCTGCGCTCGCCGCGATGACGCTGAACATCGCCGCGAACATGCTCGGGCTCGGAAACGCCGCCACGCCGCTCGGGCTGAAGGCGATGGAGCAGCTCGAGACGCTCAATCCCAAGCAGGGGATCGCGTCGGATTCGCAAGCGCTCTTCATCGCCATCAACACCGCGAACGTCACGCTTGTGCCCGCGACGGTCATCGCCCTGCGCGCCGCGAACCACGCGAGCTCGCCCGCGGACATCCTCTTCCCGGCGATGGTGGCCAGCGGCTGCGCCACCCTCGCGGCGATCATCACCTCGCGGCTGCTGGCGCGGCTGCCGCGCTACAAGAACCAGTACGACGCCGCGCCCGACAAGCCCAAGACGCCGGAGCCCGCCAAGTGA
- a CDS encoding transglutaminase family protein — MTLRTLLAAALAFSSLACTKTADTAATSTSSTAGVEPGQPQAASHPQAAAEQPDVLTLKRPAGGEWMGLYLQGKKAGWAFTDVKGATFDGQPAVEAISDVALSATIGGAKTEREMHEERYYQPRNGGLLIGVQIDKTGDGGEEHIHGVRKGNQLELTITRPGRAAETRTMPASAETIEQADAPRLALAKHIKVAGKAFDEDDLVDKGISTEVGTPSTVVNAGVTVKVQRTITIDDKDKLPTTISFDDQGRTVDARFGEPPVMVGKAEPEATAKKLEEVDLFALTRVVLDRAPEQAAFGDHPTLTMKVKGLPKEFQKDASRQSYKAAPDGDTLITIAGHPPKGNVSRPVKSTAELKEWLEPTRQVESNDPSIMAAAKSVAGGETDAWIASQKLSHWVNQALTKAYGASSDRASDVLARKTGDCTEHALLFTAMARSLGIPARRVDGLVYMGVDGQPPALYWHEWAEVWVGEWIAIDPTFDESIADATHLALGEEGRADSAALIGQLAITVAK, encoded by the coding sequence ATGACTCTGCGAACCCTCCTGGCAGCCGCCCTCGCCTTCTCTTCGCTCGCCTGCACCAAGACCGCCGACACGGCGGCCACGAGCACCTCGTCGACGGCCGGCGTCGAACCCGGCCAGCCACAAGCCGCCAGCCACCCTCAGGCCGCAGCCGAGCAGCCCGACGTGCTCACGCTCAAGCGGCCTGCCGGCGGCGAGTGGATGGGCCTGTACCTGCAGGGCAAGAAGGCCGGCTGGGCCTTCACCGACGTGAAGGGCGCCACCTTCGACGGCCAGCCCGCGGTCGAGGCCATCAGCGACGTGGCCCTCTCGGCGACCATCGGCGGCGCCAAGACCGAGCGCGAGATGCACGAGGAGCGCTACTACCAGCCGCGCAACGGCGGCCTGCTCATCGGCGTGCAGATCGACAAGACCGGCGACGGCGGTGAAGAGCACATCCACGGCGTCCGCAAGGGCAACCAGCTCGAGCTCACCATCACCCGCCCCGGCCGCGCCGCCGAGACGCGCACCATGCCCGCCTCGGCCGAGACCATCGAGCAGGCCGACGCGCCCCGCCTCGCCCTCGCCAAGCACATCAAGGTCGCGGGCAAGGCCTTCGACGAGGACGACCTCGTGGACAAGGGCATCTCCACCGAGGTCGGCACTCCCTCGACCGTCGTGAACGCGGGCGTGACCGTGAAGGTGCAGCGGACGATCACCATCGACGACAAGGACAAGCTCCCCACCACCATCAGCTTCGACGACCAGGGCCGCACCGTGGACGCGCGCTTCGGCGAGCCGCCGGTGATGGTGGGCAAAGCCGAGCCCGAGGCCACCGCCAAGAAGCTCGAGGAGGTCGACCTCTTCGCGCTCACCCGGGTGGTGCTGGATCGCGCGCCGGAGCAGGCCGCGTTCGGCGACCATCCCACGCTGACCATGAAGGTGAAGGGTCTCCCGAAGGAGTTCCAGAAGGACGCCTCGCGCCAGAGCTACAAGGCCGCGCCCGACGGCGACACGCTCATCACCATCGCCGGCCACCCGCCCAAGGGCAACGTTTCACGCCCCGTGAAGTCGACGGCGGAGCTGAAGGAGTGGCTCGAGCCTACGCGGCAGGTGGAGTCGAACGACCCGTCGATCATGGCGGCGGCGAAGAGCGTGGCCGGCGGGGAGACCGACGCGTGGATTGCCTCGCAGAAGCTCTCGCACTGGGTGAACCAGGCTTTGACCAAGGCCTACGGCGCCTCCAGCGATCGCGCCAGTGACGTGCTCGCGCGCAAGACCGGCGACTGCACGGAGCACGCGCTCTTGTTCACCGCCATGGCGCGCTCGCTGGGCATCCCCGCGCGGCGCGTGGACGGCCTGGTCTACATGGGTGTCGACGGCCAGCCGCCCGCGCTCTACTGGCACGAGTGGGCGGAGGTCTGGGTGGGCGAGTGGATCGCGATTGACCCGACGTTCGACGAGTCCATCGCGGACGCGACCCACCTGGCCCTCGGTGAAGAAGGCCGCGCCGACTCCGCGGCGCTCATTGGGCAGCTCGCGATCACCGTGGCCAAGTAG
- a CDS encoding DUF4013 domain-containing protein, translating into MAVPSISFERSLGYPMKDPNWLKKVLLGGVFTLIPIAGILFLLGFMKKLFLTLVQDENALIPELDLGADLSAGLGVLGVGICWGLMLIPAMLLMIIPVIGPLAYMAIAATVVPVALMRYFTTGQFGAAFEFKAIFAFIKENSSNVLMMFAVSFVAQLIAGFGIIACFVGILFTGFWALLVRTHAMAAVWRASQVGAIEQPRILAPPVV; encoded by the coding sequence ATGGCAGTGCCGAGCATCAGCTTCGAGCGTTCGTTGGGCTATCCGATGAAGGATCCGAACTGGCTCAAGAAGGTCCTCCTCGGCGGGGTGTTCACCCTGATTCCGATTGCGGGGATCTTGTTCCTCCTCGGGTTCATGAAGAAGCTGTTCCTCACGCTGGTGCAAGACGAGAACGCGCTCATCCCCGAGCTGGACCTCGGCGCCGATCTCTCGGCAGGGCTGGGCGTCCTCGGCGTGGGCATCTGCTGGGGGCTGATGCTCATCCCGGCCATGCTCTTGATGATCATCCCGGTGATCGGGCCGCTCGCGTACATGGCCATTGCCGCGACCGTGGTGCCCGTCGCGCTGATGCGCTACTTCACGACCGGTCAGTTCGGGGCGGCCTTCGAGTTCAAGGCGATCTTCGCCTTCATCAAAGAGAACTCCTCGAACGTCCTGATGATGTTCGCGGTGTCGTTCGTGGCCCAGCTCATCGCCGGGTTCGGCATCATCGCCTGCTTCGTGGGCATCCTGTTCACGGGCTTCTGGGCATTGCTGGTTCGCACGCACGCCATGGCCGCTGTCTGGCGCGCCTCGCAGGTGGGCGCGATCGAGCAGCCGCGGATCCTCGCTCCGCCCGTGGTCTAG